The sequence CAGCGGGAGCATGGCAAATTTGGTTTTGGCTTATCTTTTTCCTCAACTGCAAAGCCATTATGCTTCTTGATTCTTGATATCTGGTCTTCCATGTTTAGTCTTCCATAGACCTCGGCGAAATATTTAACAGAATGCCCGTGCCTTTGGGCTGCAATGTCTATTGGCAAATTATCCTTTTTATCAAGATAACAGCTAGAATGCCTCAGGGAATAGAAATCCATTGGCTTATCAATGCCTGCCTTGCGTGCCGTTTCCTTTACCCTTTTGAGTACTGCCGCATATTGGTATTTCTTTAATTTTCCGTAATTTTGAGACTCTTGTGTCCATAGCGGGTCATTTTGCTTTTTACTAGGATGAGTTTGAATCCATCTTAGCACCATTGGAACACATCTCCATGCTGCAAGTTCCCTCTTGCCTGTCTTGCCTGACAAAATCCTTATGACCAAAAAGTCATTCTTTATGCCAATATCGCCATAGTTCAGGTCAATGAATTCAGAAGGCCGTAAGCCTGTGTCCAATTGCATGGCTATTATTGCCTTAAGCTGAATGCTGTTTGTGGCATTTATTATCTGCAAACCATCTTCCCAGCTGATCATGTCATCAGTATCCAAATCCCTTTTGTTCTCTTTTATCTGCACCCTGCCCCTAACTTCCTCTATTGCCAATTTTATGGATATGGGAAGAGTTCCCTTATTAATTATTTTGCAGAAGCGTTTTGAAACATTAATCAAAGTAGGGATATGTCTTGGCTTGTCTAACGCTAGCTTCCTATACAACTCTTTCATGCGATTTTTATCACGCATCTCCTGCTTTATGTTTTCGCCACCTGAAAGAAAGATTCTCAAATGCTCCATGAAGATTTGAACTCTTGCTGAGCTAACACTATCTTGGTATGCCGGCAAGAATTCTTTTTCAACAATCTGCTTATTTTTTTGGCTGATTTTTTCATCCTGAAAGAAATTTCTAACAGCCCT is a genomic window of Candidatus Woesearchaeota archaeon containing:
- a CDS encoding tyrosine-type recombinase/integrase, translated to MPVLNYEKQAERAVRNFFQDEKISQKNKQIVEKEFLPAYQDSVSSARVQIFMEHLRIFLSGGENIKQEMRDKNRMKELYRKLALDKPRHIPTLINVSKRFCKIINKGTLPISIKLAIEEVRGRVQIKENKRDLDTDDMISWEDGLQIINATNSIQLKAIIAMQLDTGLRPSEFIDLNYGDIGIKNDFLVIRILSGKTGKRELAAWRCVPMVLRWIQTHPSKKQNDPLWTQESQNYGKLKKYQYAAVLKRVKETARKAGIDKPMDFYSLRHSSCYLDKKDNLPIDIAAQRHGHSVKYFAEVYGRLNMEDQISRIKKHNGFAVEEKDKPKPNLPCSRCDFINDPHAEICEKCSAALTVKKAVEIQQAKEEEISSLRNDMQGQINQILKLIDNSEETKIILDKSSQEGS